In SAR202 cluster bacterium, one DNA window encodes the following:
- a CDS encoding IS110 family transposase, translated as KVALVACMRKLLTILNAMLKHKTPWHLSPKVIYA; from the coding sequence AGAAGGTGGCCCTGGTGGCCTGCATGCGCAAGCTCCTTACCATCCTCAACGCTATGCTCAAACATAAGACCCCTTGGCATCTTTCTCCTAAGGTGATTTATGCCTAA